One stretch of Pararhizobium qamdonense DNA includes these proteins:
- the hydA gene encoding dihydropyrimidinase, producing MTTVIKNGTIVTADLTYKADVKIDGGRIVEIGPDLTGDETLDATGCYVMPGGIDPHTHLEMPFMGTYSSDDFESGTRAALSGGTTMVVDFALPAPGQSLLEALTMWDNKTSRANCDFSFHMAITWWGEQVFNEMQTIVEDKGINSFKHFMAYKGALMVDDDEMFHSFQRCAELGALPMVHAENGDIVAQMQAKLLADGNNGPEAHAYSRPAAVEGEATNRAIIIADMAGSPLYVVHTSCEQAHEAIRRARQNGMRVYGEPLIQHLTLDESEYANPDWDHAARRVMSPPFRNKQHQDSLWAGLSAGSLQVVATDHCAFTTAQKRFGAGDFTKIPNGTGGLEDRMPMLWTHGVATGRITMNEFVAVTSTNIAKILNIYPKKGAILVGADADLVVWDPKREKTISAATQQSAIDYNVFEGKQVTGLPRYTLTAGIVAIEESTVKTREGQGKFVKREPYTAVNKALSTWKDITAPRKVQRTGIPASGV from the coding sequence ATGACCACAGTCATCAAAAACGGAACCATCGTCACCGCCGACCTCACCTACAAGGCCGACGTCAAGATCGATGGTGGCAGGATCGTGGAGATCGGGCCTGATCTCACTGGTGATGAGACGCTGGATGCGACCGGCTGTTATGTCATGCCCGGCGGCATCGATCCGCATACGCATCTCGAAATGCCGTTCATGGGCACCTATTCCTCCGACGATTTCGAGAGCGGCACGCGCGCGGCACTGTCCGGCGGCACGACCATGGTCGTCGATTTCGCGCTGCCGGCGCCTGGCCAGTCGCTGCTCGAAGCGCTCACCATGTGGGACAACAAGACGTCGCGGGCCAATTGCGATTTCTCCTTCCACATGGCGATCACCTGGTGGGGCGAGCAGGTCTTCAACGAGATGCAGACGATCGTAGAGGACAAGGGCATCAACTCGTTCAAGCACTTCATGGCCTACAAGGGCGCGCTGATGGTGGATGACGACGAGATGTTCCACTCGTTCCAGCGCTGCGCCGAGCTTGGCGCACTGCCGATGGTGCACGCCGAAAACGGCGATATCGTCGCGCAGATGCAGGCAAAGCTGCTGGCGGACGGCAATAATGGCCCCGAGGCCCACGCCTATTCGCGCCCGGCCGCCGTCGAGGGCGAAGCCACCAACCGCGCCATCATCATCGCCGATATGGCCGGCAGCCCGCTCTATGTGGTGCACACGTCCTGCGAACAGGCGCATGAGGCCATCCGCCGCGCCCGTCAAAACGGCATGCGCGTCTATGGCGAGCCGCTGATCCAGCACCTGACGCTGGATGAAAGCGAATATGCCAATCCCGATTGGGACCATGCCGCGCGCCGCGTGATGTCGCCGCCGTTCCGCAACAAGCAGCATCAGGACAGTCTCTGGGCTGGACTTTCAGCCGGGTCCCTACAGGTGGTCGCTACCGATCACTGCGCCTTCACCACGGCGCAGAAACGCTTCGGCGCCGGTGATTTCACCAAGATCCCCAACGGCACCGGCGGGCTTGAAGACCGCATGCCGATGCTGTGGACGCACGGCGTCGCCACCGGCCGCATCACCATGAACGAGTTCGTGGCCGTTACCTCGACCAATATCGCCAAGATCCTCAACATCTATCCGAAGAAGGGCGCGATCCTGGTCGGCGCCGATGCCGATCTCGTCGTCTGGGACCCGAAGCGCGAAAAGACCATTTCGGCCGCAACCCAGCAATCGGCGATCGATTACAACGTCTTCGAGGGCAAACAGGTCACCGGCCTGCCGCGCTACACGCTGACCGCCGGCATTGTCGCCATCGAGGAATCGACGGTGAAGACCCGCGAAGGCCAGGGCAAATTCGTCAAACGCGAGCCCTACACCGCCGTCAACAAGGCGCTCTCGACCTGGAAGGACATTACCGCACCCCGCAAGGTGCAGCGGACCGGCATCCCGGCCAGCGGGGTGTGA
- a CDS encoding Zn-dependent hydrolase: protein MAHAPGENMRVNADRLWDSLMDMAKIGPGIAGGNNRQTLTDEDGEGRHLFQKWCEDAGMTMGVDKMGTMFATRPGTDPDALPVYVGSHLDTQPTGGKYDGVLGVLGALEVVRTMNDLGIKTKHPIVVTNWANEEGARFAPAMLASGVFAGIHELDYAYGRKDPEGKTYGDELKRIGWQGEEEVGARKMHAYFEYHIEQGPILEAEEKTIGVVTHCQGLWWLEFTLTGREAHTGSTPMNLRVNAGLAMARIVEMVQGVAMENQPGAVGGVGQVFFSPNSRNVLPGKVVFTVDIRSPDKAKLDRMRAKIEAEAPRITEALGVGCSVEAIGHFEPVTFDPALVTAVRSAAERLGYSHMNLISGAGHDACWAAKVAPATMVMCPCVGGLSHNEAEEISKEWASAGCDVLFHAVVETAGIVG, encoded by the coding sequence ATGGCTCATGCACCGGGCGAGAACATGCGCGTCAATGCCGACCGTCTGTGGGATTCACTGATGGACATGGCGAAAATCGGCCCCGGCATTGCCGGCGGCAACAACCGCCAGACATTGACCGACGAGGACGGCGAAGGCCGCCACCTGTTTCAAAAATGGTGCGAAGACGCCGGCATGACGATGGGCGTCGACAAGATGGGCACGATGTTTGCCACCCGCCCCGGCACCGATCCCGATGCGCTGCCCGTCTATGTCGGCAGCCATCTCGACACCCAGCCGACCGGCGGCAAATATGACGGCGTGCTCGGCGTGCTCGGCGCGCTGGAAGTCGTGCGCACCATGAACGATCTCGGCATCAAGACCAAACATCCGATCGTCGTCACCAACTGGGCCAACGAGGAAGGTGCGCGCTTTGCACCCGCCATGCTCGCCTCCGGCGTCTTTGCCGGCATTCACGAGCTCGACTACGCCTATGGCCGCAAGGACCCCGAGGGCAAGACCTACGGCGACGAGTTGAAGCGGATAGGCTGGCAAGGCGAAGAAGAGGTCGGCGCCCGCAAAATGCACGCCTATTTCGAATATCATATCGAGCAGGGCCCGATTCTTGAGGCGGAGGAAAAGACCATCGGCGTGGTGACGCATTGTCAGGGCCTGTGGTGGCTGGAATTCACGCTGACCGGCCGCGAGGCCCATACCGGCTCGACGCCGATGAACCTGCGCGTCAATGCCGGCCTTGCCATGGCGCGGATCGTCGAAATGGTCCAGGGCGTTGCCATGGAAAACCAGCCGGGTGCCGTCGGCGGCGTCGGCCAGGTGTTCTTCTCGCCCAATTCCCGCAACGTGCTGCCGGGCAAGGTCGTCTTTACCGTCGATATCCGCTCTCCCGACAAGGCCAAGCTCGACCGCATGCGCGCCAAGATCGAGGCCGAAGCCCCCAGGATCACCGAGGCGCTCGGCGTCGGCTGTTCCGTTGAAGCCATCGGCCATTTCGAGCCGGTCACCTTCGACCCGGCCCTGGTCACCGCAGTGCGCTCCGCCGCCGAACGGCTCGGCTACAGCCACATGAACCTCATCTCCGGCGCCGGCCACGACGCCTGCTGGGCCGCCAAGGTCGCCCCCGCCACCATGGTCATGTGCCCCTGCGTCGGCGGCCTCAGCCACAACGAGGCGGAGGAAATATCCAAGGAATGGGCCTCGGCCGGGTGCGACGTGCTGTTTCATGCGGTGGTGGAGACGGCGGGGATTGTGGGGTAA
- a CDS encoding TetR family transcriptional regulator C-terminal domain-containing protein — translation MVLPRAARTQRRTRIQEEKEELILEAALDVFAIHGFRGSTIDQIADVAGMSKPNLLYYFRTKEAMHRALIDRVLDSWLDPLREFDAEGNPVSEIRSYIRRKLEMARDFPRESRLFANEILQSAPHIEDELKGPLKSLVDEKAEVIRSWAKAGKIAKCDPYHLIFAIWSTTQHYADFDVQVRAVLGDGRSGDGRFEDAARFLEQLFVSGLEIRDGGA, via the coding sequence ATGGTACTTCCGAGGGCAGCCCGAACGCAAAGGCGAACCCGCATCCAGGAGGAGAAGGAAGAACTGATTCTGGAGGCGGCGCTGGACGTGTTTGCCATTCACGGCTTTCGCGGCAGCACCATCGATCAGATCGCCGATGTGGCGGGCATGTCCAAACCCAATCTGCTCTATTATTTCCGCACCAAGGAGGCGATGCACCGGGCGCTGATCGACCGCGTGCTCGACAGTTGGCTGGATCCGCTGCGCGAATTCGATGCGGAGGGAAACCCGGTGTCGGAAATCCGCAGCTATATCCGCCGCAAACTGGAGATGGCACGGGATTTTCCACGCGAAAGCCGGCTGTTCGCCAATGAGATCCTGCAAAGCGCGCCCCATATCGAGGACGAGTTGAAGGGGCCTTTGAAATCGCTGGTCGATGAGAAGGCCGAGGTGATCCGCAGCTGGGCCAAAGCCGGCAAGATCGCTAAATGCGATCCGTATCACCTGATTTTCGCCATCTGGTCGACGACGCAGCATTACGCCGATTTCGATGTGCAGGTGCGCGCAGTGCTGGGTGACGGGCGCTCCGGCGACGGGCGTTTTGAGGACGCGGCGCGGTTTCTCGAGCAATTGTTCGTCAGCGGCCTGGAAATCAGGGACGGCGGCGCCTGA
- a CDS encoding adenylate/guanylate cyclase domain-containing protein: MKIASPRTRKRLHLLTGVCLGLFLLTHFLNHALGLVSVEAMEGARRIFNMVWRTWLGTVLLYGSLLVHFVLALESLYRRQTLRMPVREMLKIVFGLSFPFLLVSHVINTRIESALTGFGDGYYEVLSRLWASPFSASTQSIALVLAWAHGCLGFWFWMRGRDWYPKYFLLIYSFALLVPLLALLGFVVGARSIPAMASDTWFKPVHTPPEILSDIRRIIFATLITAVGGTLLLRAIPVRGKIRVTYPDRAISVAKGFSVLEASRAAGIPHLSVCGGRGRCSTCRVRVTEGLERQPGPSDAERTTLTRIRAPDNVRLACQLRPIHNLSISPILGGDNIGLRAQPTEQQAAGRERHIAVLFCDLRDFTLLAQKQLPFDTVFLLNRYFETIGEAVEESGGVIDKFIGDGALALFGLNNRIEDACAQALTATARIAKGIDVLNRNFLSELDKPLRIAMGMHAGPAIIGQIGYGKASALTAVGDTINAASRLEGFAKEYDAQLAVSADVVRYAGLKVDDRESYNISIRGRTGTLETLIVYDAAEIGAMIEAEKRETRPLA, from the coding sequence TTGAAGATCGCCTCCCCACGTACGCGCAAAAGGCTGCATCTCCTGACGGGCGTTTGCCTGGGCCTATTCCTGCTCACGCATTTCTTAAACCACGCGCTTGGCCTCGTCTCTGTCGAGGCGATGGAAGGCGCGCGCCGGATCTTCAATATGGTCTGGCGCACCTGGCTGGGCACGGTGCTGCTCTACGGATCGCTTCTCGTGCACTTCGTGCTGGCGCTCGAAAGCCTCTACCGCCGGCAGACCCTGCGCATGCCGGTGCGCGAGATGCTGAAGATCGTCTTCGGCCTGTCCTTTCCGTTCCTGCTTGTCAGCCATGTCATCAACACACGCATCGAATCAGCGCTGACCGGGTTTGGCGACGGCTATTACGAAGTCCTGTCACGGCTTTGGGCGAGCCCCTTCTCTGCCAGCACGCAATCGATAGCACTTGTCTTGGCCTGGGCGCATGGCTGTCTCGGCTTCTGGTTCTGGATGCGCGGCCGGGACTGGTATCCGAAATACTTTCTGCTGATCTATTCCTTCGCCCTGCTCGTTCCGCTTCTCGCCCTGCTCGGCTTCGTCGTTGGCGCACGGTCTATTCCGGCAATGGCCTCCGATACCTGGTTCAAACCGGTTCACACGCCGCCCGAAATCCTGTCGGATATCCGCCGCATCATCTTCGCCACGCTGATCACGGCAGTCGGCGGCACCCTCCTCCTGCGCGCCATTCCGGTCAGGGGAAAAATCCGTGTCACCTATCCCGATCGGGCAATTTCCGTTGCAAAAGGGTTCAGCGTGCTGGAAGCAAGCCGTGCCGCAGGGATCCCGCATCTGTCGGTATGCGGCGGACGCGGACGCTGCTCGACCTGCCGGGTCCGGGTGACGGAGGGGCTGGAACGCCAGCCTGGCCCCAGCGATGCCGAGCGCACGACGCTGACGCGTATCCGCGCACCCGACAATGTGCGTCTTGCCTGCCAGTTGCGGCCGATCCACAATCTGTCGATCTCGCCCATTCTCGGCGGCGACAATATTGGCCTGAGGGCCCAGCCAACGGAACAGCAGGCGGCCGGACGCGAACGCCACATCGCCGTGCTGTTTTGCGACCTGCGCGATTTCACGCTACTGGCGCAAAAGCAGCTCCCCTTCGACACGGTCTTCCTGCTCAACCGCTATTTCGAGACCATCGGAGAAGCGGTGGAGGAATCGGGCGGCGTGATCGACAAATTCATCGGCGACGGGGCACTCGCACTGTTCGGACTGAACAACCGCATCGAAGATGCCTGCGCGCAAGCGCTGACAGCAACGGCGCGCATTGCGAAGGGCATCGATGTGCTCAACCGCAATTTCCTGAGCGAACTCGACAAACCCCTGCGCATCGCCATGGGTATGCATGCCGGGCCGGCCATTATCGGCCAGATCGGCTATGGCAAGGCCTCGGCGCTGACCGCCGTCGGCGACACGATCAATGCGGCCAGCCGCCTGGAAGGCTTCGCCAAGGAATACGATGCGCAGCTCGCCGTCTCCGCCGATGTCGTCCGCTACGCCGGGCTGAAAGTCGATGACCGGGAAAGCTACAATATCTCGATCCGCGGCCGCACCGGCACGCTTGAAACCCTGATCGTTTATGATGCCGCCGAAATCGGGGCTATGATCGAAGCGGAAAAACGCGAGACACGCCCGTTGGCCTGA
- the preA gene encoding NAD-dependent dihydropyrimidine dehydrogenase subunit PreA codes for MADLRNNFVGIKSPNPFWLASAPPTDKAYNVERAFKAGWGGVVWKTLGEEGPPVVNVNGPRYGAIWGADRRLLGLNNIELITDRDLYTNLREMKQVKMNWPDRALIASIMVPCEENAWKSILPLVEETGADGIELNFGCPHGMSERGMGAAVGQVPEYIEMVVRWCKQYTRMPVITKLTPNITDVRKPARAAKSGGTDAVSLINTINSITSVNLDTFSPEPSIDGKGSHGGYCGPAVKPIALNMVAEIARDPETYGLPISGIGGITTWRDAAEFLVLGAGNVQVCTAAMTYGFKIVQEMITGLSSWMDAKGHRTLDDICGRAVPNVSDWQYLNLNYIAKARIDQDACIKCGRCHIACEDTSHQAITQYVDGKRHFEVMEDECVGCNLCVNVCPVQDCITMVGLEPGVLDERTGKTVDPNYANWTTHPNNPMARQAAE; via the coding sequence ATGGCTGATCTGCGCAACAACTTCGTCGGCATCAAGTCCCCGAACCCCTTCTGGCTGGCTTCGGCGCCGCCGACCGACAAGGCCTACAATGTCGAGCGCGCCTTCAAGGCGGGCTGGGGCGGCGTCGTCTGGAAGACGCTGGGCGAGGAAGGCCCGCCCGTCGTCAACGTCAACGGTCCGCGCTACGGCGCGATCTGGGGCGCCGACCGCCGTCTGCTGGGCCTCAACAATATCGAACTGATCACCGACCGCGACCTCTACACCAACCTGCGCGAAATGAAGCAGGTGAAGATGAACTGGCCGGACCGGGCACTGATCGCCTCGATCATGGTGCCTTGCGAGGAAAACGCCTGGAAATCGATCCTGCCGCTGGTCGAGGAAACCGGCGCCGATGGCATCGAGCTCAATTTCGGCTGTCCGCACGGCATGTCGGAACGCGGCATGGGCGCTGCGGTCGGACAGGTGCCGGAATATATCGAAATGGTCGTGCGCTGGTGCAAGCAATATACCCGCATGCCGGTCATCACCAAGCTGACGCCGAACATCACCGATGTGCGCAAGCCCGCCCGCGCCGCCAAATCCGGCGGCACCGATGCCGTATCGCTGATCAACACGATCAATTCGATCACTTCGGTCAATCTCGACACGTTCTCGCCGGAACCCTCGATCGACGGCAAGGGCAGCCATGGCGGCTATTGCGGCCCGGCGGTCAAGCCGATCGCGCTCAACATGGTGGCGGAAATCGCCCGCGATCCGGAAACCTACGGCCTGCCGATCTCCGGCATTGGCGGGATCACCACCTGGCGGGATGCGGCCGAATTCCTCGTGCTTGGCGCCGGCAATGTCCAGGTCTGCACGGCTGCGATGACCTATGGCTTCAAGATCGTCCAGGAGATGATCACCGGCCTATCCAGCTGGATGGACGCCAAGGGCCATCGCACCCTCGACGACATCTGCGGGCGCGCCGTGCCCAACGTCTCCGACTGGCAATATCTCAACCTCAACTATATCGCCAAGGCGCGCATCGACCAGGATGCCTGCATCAAATGCGGCCGCTGCCACATCGCCTGCGAGGACACCTCGCACCAGGCGATCACCCAATATGTCGATGGCAAAAGGCATTTCGAGGTGATGGAAGACGAATGCGTCGGCTGCAATCTCTGCGTCAATGTCTGTCCCGTACAGGATTGCATCACCATGGTCGGCCTTGAGCCGGGTGTGCTGGATGAACGCACCGGCAAGACGGTCGATCCGAACTACGCCAACTGGACGACACACCCGAACAACCCGATGGCCCGCCAGGCCGCCGAATAA
- a CDS encoding NAD(P)-dependent oxidoreductase, which translates to MGTTDTGILGGRLSPVEYEHNFSDLHPPLDDHEALVASDRCYFCYDAPCMTACPTSIDIPLFIRQISTGNPIGSANTIFDQNILGGMCARVCPTETLCEQACVRNEAEHRPVEIGRLQRYATDIAMRENRQFYQRAEPTGKSIAVIGAGPAGLACAHRLAVKGHEVTIYDAREKAGGLNEYGIATYKAVDDFAQAEVDYVLSIGGIDIRNRMMLGRDFSLSDMLAKHDAVFLGLGLAGVNALRAEGETAEGVEDAVDFIAALRQSATKSDIAIGRRVVVLGGGMTAVDAAVQAKLLGAEEVTICYRRGKEHMNASVFEQDLAAAKGVTIRHWLQPKRIISRDGKVAGIELDYTTLADGRLTTTGETGVITADHVLKAIGQTFEADGLGIITLQSGRIVVDAEGRTSLDRVWAGGDCVLGGEDLTVSAVAHGRDAAESINHMLAAASQPAVAVA; encoded by the coding sequence ATGGGAACGACTGACACTGGAATACTGGGCGGGCGCCTGTCTCCCGTCGAATACGAACATAATTTTTCCGATCTGCATCCGCCGCTCGACGACCATGAAGCTCTGGTCGCCTCCGACCGCTGTTACTTCTGCTATGACGCGCCCTGCATGACGGCCTGTCCCACCTCCATCGATATCCCGCTGTTCATCCGGCAGATATCGACCGGAAACCCGATCGGGTCGGCCAACACCATTTTCGACCAAAACATTCTGGGGGGCATGTGCGCCCGCGTCTGTCCCACCGAAACGCTGTGTGAACAGGCCTGCGTGCGCAACGAGGCGGAACACCGGCCGGTCGAGATCGGACGGCTGCAGCGTTATGCGACCGATATCGCCATGCGCGAAAACCGGCAATTCTACCAGCGCGCCGAACCGACGGGCAAATCCATCGCCGTCATCGGCGCCGGCCCGGCCGGTCTCGCCTGCGCCCACCGTCTCGCCGTCAAGGGCCATGAGGTCACCATCTACGATGCGCGCGAAAAGGCCGGCGGCCTCAACGAATATGGTATCGCCACCTACAAGGCGGTCGATGATTTCGCCCAGGCCGAAGTCGATTATGTGCTGTCAATCGGCGGCATCGACATCCGCAACCGCATGATGCTCGGCCGTGACTTTTCGCTGAGCGACATGCTGGCCAAGCATGATGCCGTCTTTCTCGGCTTGGGCCTTGCCGGCGTCAATGCGCTGAGGGCTGAGGGAGAGACTGCCGAAGGCGTTGAGGATGCCGTCGATTTCATCGCCGCGCTGCGCCAGTCGGCAACCAAGTCCGACATCGCCATCGGCCGCCGCGTCGTGGTGCTCGGCGGCGGCATGACTGCCGTCGACGCGGCCGTGCAGGCCAAGCTGCTTGGCGCCGAGGAAGTGACCATCTGCTACCGCCGCGGCAAGGAGCACATGAATGCGTCCGTGTTCGAACAGGATCTTGCCGCCGCCAAGGGCGTGACCATCCGCCACTGGCTGCAGCCCAAGCGCATCATTTCCCGCGATGGCAAGGTGGCCGGGATCGAACTCGACTATACCACCCTTGCCGACGGCCGCCTGACCACAACCGGCGAAACCGGCGTCATCACCGCCGACCATGTGCTGAAAGCCATCGGCCAGACGTTCGAGGCCGACGGCCTCGGCATCATCACCCTGCAATCCGGCCGCATCGTCGTCGATGCCGAAGGCCGCACATCGCTCGACCGTGTCTGGGCGGGTGGCGACTGTGTGCTTGGCGGCGAAGACCTGACGGTCTCGGCCGTGGCACATGGCCGCGATGCCGCCGAATCGATCAACCATATGCTCGCCGCTGCGTCGCAGCCGGCCGTTGCCGTCGCGTGA
- a CDS encoding sugar-binding transcriptional regulator has protein sequence MARRPEGNNRLDDAARAGWLYYVAGRTQDEIAAAMGISRQSAQRLVSLAMAERLIKVRLDHPIAACLELGLRLKEKFDLRQVDIVPSDPGSSSTTVGIAEAGAAEIERWLKSADPIILAIGTGRTLKAAIDQLPAMECPQHRIVSLTGNIGLDGSAAYYNVIFSMADAVKARHFPMPLPVLVSSPEERALLHNQALVKSALQLGSEANVAFVGVGELGQQAPLCEDGFLAADEMARLMDEGAAGEICGWMFDGDGRMMSGTINQRVASVPLPSRDSATVIGMAKGRRKYIALRAALRGRVINGLITDETTAQFLLKD, from the coding sequence ATGGCGCGCAGACCGGAAGGCAATAACAGGCTCGATGATGCCGCGCGTGCAGGCTGGCTCTACTATGTCGCCGGGCGCACGCAGGACGAAATTGCCGCCGCCATGGGCATCTCGCGCCAGTCGGCGCAGCGCCTGGTGTCGCTGGCCATGGCCGAGCGGCTGATCAAGGTTCGCCTCGACCACCCGATCGCAGCCTGTCTCGAGCTTGGGCTGCGCCTCAAGGAGAAGTTCGACCTTAGGCAAGTGGATATCGTGCCGAGCGACCCTGGATCGTCATCGACCACGGTCGGCATTGCCGAGGCGGGGGCAGCCGAGATCGAGCGCTGGCTGAAATCGGCCGATCCGATCATCCTGGCGATCGGCACGGGGCGAACGCTGAAGGCGGCGATCGACCAGCTGCCAGCGATGGAATGTCCCCAGCACCGCATCGTCTCTCTAACCGGCAATATCGGCCTGGATGGGTCGGCGGCCTATTACAACGTCATCTTCTCGATGGCGGATGCGGTCAAGGCGCGGCATTTTCCAATGCCCTTGCCGGTTCTGGTCTCGTCACCGGAAGAGCGGGCGCTGCTCCACAATCAGGCGCTGGTCAAATCGGCGCTGCAGCTCGGGTCGGAAGCCAATGTCGCCTTTGTCGGCGTGGGTGAGCTTGGTCAGCAGGCGCCGCTTTGCGAGGACGGTTTCCTGGCGGCAGACGAGATGGCCCGGTTGATGGACGAGGGGGCCGCAGGGGAAATCTGCGGCTGGATGTTTGATGGTGACGGGCGGATGATGTCCGGCACGATCAACCAGCGCGTCGCCAGCGTGCCCTTGCCGTCACGCGATTCGGCGACGGTGATCGGCATGGCCAAGGGCAGGCGAAAATATATCGCGCTGAGGGCAGCATTGCGCGGCCGGGTGATCAACGGTCTGATCACCGATGAGACGACGGCGCAGTTTCTGCTCAAGGATTGA
- a CDS encoding ABC transporter substrate-binding protein — MNLKTFLLGTCSAIVIAGFAQAETLTIATVNNGDMVRMQTLTDDFTKANPDIQLEWVTLEENVLRERVTTDIATKGGQYDVLTIGTYEVPIWAKQGWLLPLDKLGTDYDVDDLLPAIRSGLTMDDKLYAAPFYGESSMVMYRKDLIEKAGLTMPDAPTWEFIGEAARKMTDRAAGINGICLRGKAGWGENMAFLTATSNAFGARWFDENWKPQFDQPEWKATLDMYVKLMNDAGPQGASSNGFNENLALFQQGKCGMWIDATVAASFVTNPKDSTVADKVGFALAPDTGLGKRGNWLWAWNLAIPAGTQKAEAAEKFVSWATSKHYLDIVAAKEGWANVPPGTRTSLYNNPEYQKAAPFAKMTLESINAADPKNPSVKPVPYVGVQFVAIPEFQGLGTTVGQLFSAALAGQMTVDDALAQAQQVTTREMTRGGYIK, encoded by the coding sequence ATGAACTTGAAAACTTTCCTGCTGGGCACGTGCTCGGCAATCGTCATCGCGGGTTTCGCACAGGCAGAAACCCTCACCATTGCCACGGTGAACAATGGCGACATGGTCCGCATGCAGACGCTGACGGACGATTTCACCAAAGCCAATCCCGACATTCAGCTCGAATGGGTCACCCTTGAAGAAAACGTGCTGCGCGAACGCGTCACCACGGATATCGCCACCAAGGGCGGCCAGTACGACGTTCTGACGATCGGCACCTATGAAGTTCCGATCTGGGCCAAGCAGGGCTGGCTTCTGCCGCTCGACAAGCTCGGCACCGATTATGACGTCGATGACCTGCTTCCGGCCATCCGCTCGGGCCTGACCATGGACGACAAGCTCTATGCGGCGCCGTTCTACGGCGAAAGCTCGATGGTCATGTACCGCAAGGACCTGATCGAAAAGGCTGGCCTGACCATGCCGGATGCTCCGACCTGGGAGTTCATCGGTGAGGCTGCCCGCAAGATGACCGACCGTGCGGCCGGCATCAACGGCATCTGCCTTCGCGGCAAGGCCGGCTGGGGCGAGAACATGGCGTTCCTGACCGCCACGTCCAACGCTTTTGGCGCCCGCTGGTTTGACGAAAACTGGAAACCCCAGTTCGATCAGCCGGAATGGAAGGCAACGCTCGACATGTATGTCAAGCTGATGAACGATGCAGGCCCGCAGGGCGCCTCGTCCAACGGCTTCAATGAAAACCTGGCGCTGTTCCAGCAGGGCAAGTGCGGCATGTGGATCGATGCCACGGTGGCAGCGTCCTTCGTGACCAACCCGAAGGATTCCACCGTTGCCGACAAGGTCGGTTTCGCTCTGGCGCCCGACACGGGTCTTGGCAAGCGCGGCAACTGGCTGTGGGCCTGGAACCTGGCCATCCCGGCAGGCACCCAGAAAGCGGAAGCGGCCGAGAAGTTCGTGTCCTGGGCAACCAGCAAGCACTATCTCGACATCGTTGCGGCCAAGGAAGGCTGGGCCAACGTTCCTCCGGGCACGCGCACCTCGCTCTACAATAATCCCGAGTATCAGAAGGCGGCTCCGTTCGCCAAGATGACCCTCGAAAGCATCAATGCCGCCGATCCGAAGAACCCGTCCGTAAAGCCCGTGCCTTACGTCGGTGTTCAGTTCGTCGCCATCCCGGAATTCCAGGGTCTCGGCACGACGGTCGGCCAGCTGTTCTCGGCAGCTCTTGCCGGTCAGATGACGGTTGACGATGCGCTGGCGCAGGCACAGCAGGTCACCACTCGCGAAATGACACGCGGCGGTTACATCAAGTAG